The stretch of DNA GTGACAATGTGACCACCGTTGCTAGCAGAAGCAATGTGTCCAGCAGCCGTAATCTTAGCATTCGCTAAAGAGTTCGCTTGCAATAATGGTCCCATGATCCCGCCAATAATAACGGCACCGTGAACCCCAAAGAACCAGAATAATGGAATGAGTAACGCAATAATTAACATCCCACCAAAAGTATCCGTTAACCCTTGTAATGGGGTTTGAACAACTTTGTAAATAAATTCAACTAAAGTAGTATTGCCGAAGACGTCGAACAAGCCGTAAACGACTAACCAACCAACGGTAATTGCCGTTGCTGGGATTAAAGCGGTAAAGGAACCCGCAACCGCAGCAGGAACTTGTTCTGGTAATTTGATTCGAATGTCGCGCTTTAAGAACCATGAATAGATCCAGCCGGAAACCAAACCAATTAAAATAGCTGCAATCATGCCTTGGCCGCCTAACCAAGTCCGATCAATCATCGGCACTTGAGCAGCTTGGGCTGCGGTGACCGCAATCTTACCATTGATCATAATGGCAGTTGTGGGCCGCTGAATAATTAAGAAACTGACTAACGCGGTTAATCCCGCTGGCATCGCATCAAAGCCGTCATCTTTAACCCAGGTATACGCAATCCCGGAAACCGCAAAGATTGACATAACCCCGAATGACGCATTGTAAATCTGCATACAAATCGCTGACAGTCCGGTCTTAGTCATCCACGCTGCCCAAGAAGCTACTGGCAACGAGGCTAAGATCAAGAACACTGAGCCAATCATAATAAATGGTAAGGTGAAAAGCATCCCATTTTTCAGAGCAGTGATGGCTTTGGTGTTAACGAACTTCATTATTGGTGGCAAGATTTTGTTGTTCATAAAATCGCCCATAATTGAACACCCCTCCATGTATAATTGCAAAATAAGCACGAACCCTGACTGGCCAGTCGGCTTCTGTATCCGCTTTCATTTACAACTATACCGAACGCCACCAGCTTTGAACAGGCTTAACGGCGCTAAAAAAACAGGTGCTATAAATATAACCTGTCACAAAAAAGTAACTGGTTACATTTTAGGGCAGCAGTCCCTACTGTTCGGCGTTTGCGCGCCGGGCGGCTTGTAGCTTATGGGTCTTGTGCATGATTTGTTCCATCGTCAAAACGACCGGAACTTGGGTCGTTAGATCAACATCATCATTCACCACATCACGGACTTCATGCGCATTATACGCAATGTTAACATCTGACAAACGTGCCAGCGTTGAGATCGCCGTATTCGTAATCGACACAACTTTGGCACCGAGTTCATGGTAAAACTGAGCTTGCTTAAGCACTTGTTCACGTTCACCAGAAACCGACACATCAACCAAGACGACATTTTCCGCATGGCGTAATTTCGCTGGTTGTGGTTGAAAAGGATCAACAATTGATAAAGTGTACAGGCCTAAGTTAGCAAGTAAGCGCGCCCCATATTGGGCAAAGGTTCCACTAGTTCCAATGCCGAAAAATAAAATCAAATCAGCATCGACCATCATTTCTGCCACTTGTTGCACATGATCTTGATAAGTTTGATCGTTGAAACGGCTCAAAAATTCGTTGACTGAATCCACGACCCGCGTCATTTTCGGTTGTTCAAGCTTTTGATGAGCAAGATCGCGCTTAATCACATATTTCAATTCCATAAAGCCATCCAGTCCCACCTTGTTGCAAAAACGTAAGACTGTCGTCGTTGAGACATGACTCTTGTTCGCCAAGTCGCGTATCGTCATGCCCATCACGGCACTTTTATTTTGAATAATATAATCATAGACCGTTAGCTCTAATCGATTTAAGCTTTCAATTTCCTGATAATTAAACACAGGTTGTTTTCCCCCTTTTGACCTGCTATCATCATACCATTTTAAGCGCTTAATAATTGGCAAAACGAGCATCGAATCAAGGCAGCTTATTACCACAGTATCACCCCTTGATGTCTCACAACGCTACCCTGAATTTCTTGTGCCACACTTCGATGATAAACATTAGGATGAG from Lactiplantibacillus brownii encodes:
- a CDS encoding PTS sugar transporter subunit IIC; this encodes MGDFMNNKILPPIMKFVNTKAITALKNGMLFTLPFIMIGSVFLILASLPVASWAAWMTKTGLSAICMQIYNASFGVMSIFAVSGIAYTWVKDDGFDAMPAGLTALVSFLIIQRPTTAIMINGKIAVTAAQAAQVPMIDRTWLGGQGMIAAILIGLVSGWIYSWFLKRDIRIKLPEQVPAAVAGSFTALIPATAITVGWLVVYGLFDVFGNTTLVEFIYKVVQTPLQGLTDTFGGMLIIALLIPLFWFFGVHGAVIIGGIMGPLLQANSLANAKITAAGHIASASNGGHIVTQSLLDQFGTVTGSGMTFGLVVFMVFFAKSQQMKSIGRLGIGTGIFNINEPVLFGTPIVMNPILAAPFILMPAISMGATYLAIKFGIIPYFRGPMVPWTTPPIISGLLVGDWRTAVWQAGMIVGSFFVYWPFARKQDAILYKQEQAKLQAETDGDTTGEGVETN
- a CDS encoding MurR/RpiR family transcriptional regulator; the encoded protein is MFNYQEIESLNRLELTVYDYIIQNKSAVMGMTIRDLANKSHVSTTTVLRFCNKVGLDGFMELKYVIKRDLAHQKLEQPKMTRVVDSVNEFLSRFNDQTYQDHVQQVAEMMVDADLILFFGIGTSGTFAQYGARLLANLGLYTLSIVDPFQPQPAKLRHAENVVLVDVSVSGEREQVLKQAQFYHELGAKVVSITNTAISTLARLSDVNIAYNAHEVRDVVNDDVDLTTQVPVVLTMEQIMHKTHKLQAARRANAEQ